The genomic interval CGCCACTTTTCCCTGTGGCTGCGGTGCGGTCTCCGGCTGTGGTGTGGGCGGGGCTGGTTTTTCCGGATCTGTTGTCCGCTCGGCCAGGGGAACCGGCTGGATCAGTTCATCAGCCAGGCCGGCATCAATAATCTGCTGCCCCCGGAACGTAGTTTCCTGATCCATCAGATTTAGCCAGTGATCAACAGACTTTCCGCTTTTTGCAGCATAGACGGCGGCCATTTTACGATCGCGTGTGGCCAGTTCCTCGGCTCGTTTTGCATAGTACCTTGCGTTTCCATTTCCCGGGCCTGCAGTCCTGTGAACGAGCATTTCCGAATCGGGCTCTACAACTACATGGTCACAAGCGACGGCAATGAGTCCAGCCATTGAATCCGCGTGGCCTTCAATCCGTGCGGTCTTCTTGCCTTTGTAGTTTTTTAGATGCAATAGAATTTGAGAGCCATGGGCTGCTGATCCCCCCTCTGAATCAATGAGAAGCTCGACCGGATCGCCTCCCGCTTCTCGCAGTTTACCGGCTACATAAGCGGCGGAAATTTCCGAGCCTATGCCGCCGTCAATATGAATTTTTGTCATGTTCCCTCCTTGTGTGCATGTTCCCCTCCTGAGTTATTTTCTCCGGCGGTCTGCCGGGGTGTGCCTGTATAATGTCGTTTAAGCGATTCCCATGCAGGGTGTTCGACATCGACAACGATAAAACCGCCCCGCCATAACTGGATAAAACACCCGGCGCGGCTTCGCTGCTTAGCATGGTGGAAAATCTCACTTACTCGCGGTGCTCCAGGCAATGCAGCAGCCTGAAATAAGGACAGAAACCGCCGGGCCGGTTTGTCAACCTTGTTGTCAACTGTGCACTGGTTGACAACCGCTTTTTGCTTCAATTTCTCCATAATCTCTTTCCTTTTTCGTCGGTATTTACCGGAACATATGGAACAAATAGAGTTTTTATGTATAAATATACAATTAGAAGTAATTGGTTGACAGAGTTTTTGAAATCTTTCCAGGATTTAACGGACGCGCCTCCCGCTTTGGTATCTCCATAATGTCCAGAAGGACCCATACATTTAGCGGATATATTCATGCCGACACCCTCTCTGTAGCGTGCTTGTGAAGTATTACGCGGCGCCTGCTGCTTAGATGATACGTGCGCCCGAGGTATTCATGCACCAAAGACCGGAGCTCAGGAATAATTGAGGAGCTCACAAAGAACTGGCCGTTATCATCTTGCCCGCCGAACACAATTCCCAGCTTAATCAGTCGCACCACAGCCGCTGATTCAACCCGTGCCCGTCGTGCGGCTGCGGCTACATGTACGGCGGATACTGGTGCATCGATGGGTCGATAGATCCGGTGGGTCATTCTTCGGCCTCCTCTGCGGGATCGTGAATGCTCTTGTAATACCATCTGATTTTAAAGGAATCCCCGTGCTCACGTTCTGCCGCCAGGGAAAACTGGTTCACAGCTTTTAATAGGTTCTCCTGAGCCCGTCCCAGGTATCGCTGCAGGGGGTGCTTCTGCTGGTAGTGCTTGCTGGTGGCGCTCATCAGGCAGGAAAGGTCCTGGATAATTGCATCCAGCTGCGACCCGTACCCCTTGTGGTAATCTTCGGGAAAGCCGTGGTATTTTTTATGTCTGGGCATTGCGTCCTCCTGTAAGGGAAGTTTTCACATCATCAATCAGATCCGCTGCCTTCTCCAGCTTTCGGACCTTCTTGTCATCAGAGCCAAAGTGCCGGGATAGGTTGCGTGATACCGTCATGGTGTCATCGCGGATCATAGCCAGGTTTGTGGACAGGCGGTGCCGTTGTTCCAGATTCATCTACACAACCCCCTTTTTTGTATCAAGGGTGTAGGAGGTGTAGGGTTTGCCCTAACTTTTCCATGTACGCGCGTATGTAAAAAGTTGAGGCAAACCCTACACCCGTTACACCTTTTCATGATTCAGGCTCCTGAATTCCAATTCCGATCCATGGAATTCCATGTTTTTTGCGAATTCCGCGTTTGAATCCGAGTTCTTCGAGTCGATCACTGAATCGTTTTTGGCTTAAGGCTGGCTCGCCGCTCCGTTCAGCCCACGTTTTAAATGATTCAAAAAGTTGACCACTATAAGCCTGGAATTGAGGTCCTGTAAGGCAGCATTCTTTGACAAAGAGACCGACTGTATCCTCTCGGATTAAATATTCAGCCGTTGCACCGTCTACAGTCTGGGAGTCTGGAAACTTTCGGCTTGCAGCCCATAAACCTGCGCCAGTGAGGAACCAAGCAAGAATCCCGTCCCGCTCTTCATCTAATAGCTGGTGTGCAAAATGCGGAATACACTTTTCTTTCGGGACCTGGTAGTCAAATGGGAAGTACATAACGCGCCGAGATATTGCCTCATCGAAATCGCCAATACCGAGTTTATGGTTCGTGAACATGAACAACTTAAAAACGGGTTCAAATTCAAACGGTTTACCATATAGTTGCCTAACCTGCAGCGGGTCTCCCCCGAAGATCCGCTTCATAAGCTGTACGTCAATCCGACCACCGCGGGGGCTTTCTGTGCTTAGAACCATACGAACACCCGGCAACTGTGCGAGCTCTGGACGGGGACCGTCTGGCCGGCGATGTCGATCGTACAGGAACACCTCGGGGGTTACTGTGCGGCAGTAGGAACCCATTGTTTTTCGGATAATTTCAGCTACTGTTGACTTCATGTTCCGCGTGTTCTGACTTGCTTTTCCGCTTCCCTCCGCGAAAACCTGCGCAGAGTTGTCGCCAGTGAAACCGTACCCTAAAAAAGCCCGCAACCTATCAATCCAATCCCGCCGGCCAGCAGAAGCCATCTCAAGAGTATTGTTCCATTTTGGGACTTTTGCTGTTGGATCAAAATTACCTCCCGCGACTTGGAGGAAAAGTTCACCGTGTTCGCGTTTGCGGAATTCGTCGCGCTGTGCATTGTAAACCCCATTTAACAAATTTATATCCCAGGGGTTCGTATCAAATCGATCGCGGGGTGTTATAACCCGCGCCTCAGACTCAAGAAGTTTAAATGCTGCATTCAACCGGCCGCTATCCTCCGACCGTGCAGCCCATTTTATTAATTCCCGCCGACGGTTTGAGTCTTCACAATTTCGAGCCTCAAGAAGCATATCTCGTACAGTCAACTTCACAAGATTGAAGACCACGGCTTCGGTATCCGGGACAAAACGCGTACCATCGTTGTAAGCGAAAGTGTTCAGTTCAGGGATGTACTTCACGACCCTGTGGAAGCGATCAGCTACACGCTCGGAGTTTCCAAGATCAGACATGTTCCGTTCTCTTTTTACGCCGGTGTCATCCAGGGATGCAGAGGCGGCAACTGTCCGGGCGATGATTTCCGCCGGAGATTCGTATACCGGCTCAATGGTCGAAAGGTTATTGTCCTGATACGTCGCCTCAACTTGCCCCGCTTCCCGTGTCTTCTCAATCTGCTCCCGGACAACCTCGGCACCCCGCGACGCCGCCAGGTCATTATAATCCGTCGCCCATTCTGGCCGATCGGGTCCGAAGGCGGGGACAGCAAGATGAGCTTTCACTGCTTCCGCGGCTTCCCGTGCCTTAGTGAGTCCAGGGTTCTTTCCGGTCTTGAAATCATCGTCCGCGCAGACCAGTATGGTTGCGGAAGGGTTATTCTTACGAACTTGCTGTGCTACGGAGAGAAGGTTCCCGGCATTGAGTGCGATTATTGCGGGGTGTCCGGTAGCTTCATGCAGCGTTCCTGACGTGGCCCACCCCTCGGCGATCAGAATTATCGGCGCGCCTTTCGCCGTTCCTATGCCGGAGTATGAGCCACCAGTTCTTCCACCTGGGTGGAATTTCTTCCTGCAGTCCGGGGATATGTACTGAATGCTACAGAGTTTCGCCTGGTAAAAAATCGGGACAAGGAGATTGTCCCCGCTTTGCCTTAGATTGTGGGGCTTGACCTGTTTTTTCTGAAGGTAGGGGTGCTGAGGGTCTGCCGGTTTTGCAGCTGACCATATTTTTCGGGCTTCTTCCGCTGCGGCCTGGTACTGCTTTTCCCGCTCAGCCTTGGCTTCTCGCTGTGC from Marispirochaeta sp. carries:
- a CDS encoding Clp protease ClpP, with product MTKIHIDGGIGSEISAAYVAGKLREAGGDPVELLIDSEGGSAAHGSQILLHLKNYKGKKTARIEGHADSMAGLIAVACDHVVVEPDSEMLVHRTAGPGNGNARYYAKRAEELATRDRKMAAVYAAKSGKSVDHWLNLMDQETTFRGQQIIDAGLADELIQPVPLAERTTDPEKPAPPTPQPETAPQPQGKVALSSLWEKEYRINTTPGAVFVG
- a CDS encoding phage/plasmid primase, P4 family, encoding MQQVTTPDKQLRDAITAAGLPDPGAVSFDGTFHRFGKNHSCWYKAFDEKFPVAVFGDWRSDVSEKWTPAGTDGLSAEDLRERKRLIKAAQREAKAEREKQYQAAAEEARKIWSAAKPADPQHPYLQKKQVKPHNLRQSGDNLLVPIFYQAKLCSIQYISPDCRKKFHPGGRTGGSYSGIGTAKGAPIILIAEGWATSGTLHEATGHPAIIALNAGNLLSVAQQVRKNNPSATILVCADDDFKTGKNPGLTKAREAAEAVKAHLAVPAFGPDRPEWATDYNDLAASRGAEVVREQIEKTREAGQVEATYQDNNLSTIEPVYESPAEIIARTVAASASLDDTGVKRERNMSDLGNSERVADRFHRVVKYIPELNTFAYNDGTRFVPDTEAVVFNLVKLTVRDMLLEARNCEDSNRRRELIKWAARSEDSGRLNAAFKLLESEARVITPRDRFDTNPWDINLLNGVYNAQRDEFRKREHGELFLQVAGGNFDPTAKVPKWNNTLEMASAGRRDWIDRLRAFLGYGFTGDNSAQVFAEGSGKASQNTRNMKSTVAEIIRKTMGSYCRTVTPEVFLYDRHRRPDGPRPELAQLPGVRMVLSTESPRGGRIDVQLMKRIFGGDPLQVRQLYGKPFEFEPVFKLFMFTNHKLGIGDFDEAISRRVMYFPFDYQVPKEKCIPHFAHQLLDEERDGILAWFLTGAGLWAASRKFPDSQTVDGATAEYLIREDTVGLFVKECCLTGPQFQAYSGQLFESFKTWAERSGEPALSQKRFSDRLEELGFKRGIRKKHGIPWIGIGIQEPES